The Achromobacter spanius genome includes the window TGTTTGCGCCGGTGTACGTGATTTTCACGAAGGCGGACCTGATTGCCGGCTTCTCGGAATTCTTCGCCGACGCCGACCCGCGCGAGCGCGACCGCGTCTGGGGCGCCACGCTGCCTTACGGCGCCGACGAAAGCCGCGACGTGCTGACGCAGTTCGACGAGCGCTTCGACGAGCTCTATGAAGGCCTGAAGGAAATGGGCACGGCGCAGATTTCGCTGCGGCGCACCGGCCCCCTGCCCCCGGGGCTATTGACGTTCCCGCCCGAGTTCGCCGGGATCAAACCCGCGCTGCGCACCTTTCTGTCGACCCTGTTCGAGACCAATCCCTTCCAGTACAAGCCGGTGTTCCGAGGCTTTTACTTCACCAGCGCCTTGCAGGAAGGCGCCTCGCGCAGCACGTCCACCGAGAAGCTTGCCGAACGCTTCAGCCTGCGCCCGGCCACCCGCGAAGCCACGCAGGCTACGCCGTCGCACAAGGGCCTGTTCCTGCGCGACCTGTTTTCCAGCGTCATCTTCGCGGACAAGAAACTGGTGCGCCAGCACGCCAGCCCCAACAAGGTGCGCATGCGTTACCTGAGCTTCTTCGGCCTGGTGCTGGCGCTGGGGCTGGTGCTGGGCGGCTGGAGCTGGTCGTACCTGGGCAACCGGCAACTGGCCACCAACGTGCAGGCGGATCTGGACAAGGTGGTGCGCCTGCAAAGCGAACGCACCGACCTGCAAAGCCGCCTGGAAGCCATGGAGATTTTGCAGGACCGTATCGAGCAGCTTGATCGCTATTCTTCCAGCCGGCCGCTGTCGCTGGGCCTGGGCCTGTATCAGGGAGATGTGCTTAAGGAACGCCTGCTGGCCGAGTACTACAACGGCCTGCGCCAGTTCATGCTGGTGCCGGTGAAGGCCAGCCTGGAAGACTATCTGGGCCGCGTCGACGTGTCGCAGGTTGCCGCCGCTGGCGCGACAGCCACCGCCACGCCGGCCGTGGCGCAGGCGCAATCCCAAGCCCAAGCGCAACCCGCGCGCGCCAATGCCGGCGATACCTTGTTCCAGGACGCCTCGCCCACCAACGTCGATGACGCCTACAACGCGCTCAAGACGTACCTGATGATGGCGAACCGCGAACACGTGGACCCCACCCACCTGTCGGACCAGATCACCCGTTTCTGGCGCGGCTGGCTGGAAACCAATCGCGGCGCCATGCCGCGCGATCAGTTGATCCGCAGCGCCGAACGGCTGATTTCTTTCTACGTGGCGCGCGCCGCCGATGCCGACTGGCCGCAGATCGACACCAACCTGGCGCTGGTCGAGCGCACCCGTGGCAATCTGCGCAGCGTGATGCAGGGCATGCCGGCACGCGAGCGTGCGTATTCCACCTTGAAGGCGCGGGCCGCCACGCGCTTCCCGGCCATGACGGTGGCCCGCATCATGGGCGAGGCCGACGCCGCCGTGGTGGCCGGCAGCTATGCCGTGCCGGGCACGTTCACCCGCGAAGCGTGGGAGCAATACATCGAGCCGGCCATTGGCGAAGCCGCACGCCGCGAAGTGCAGACCAGTGACTGGGTGCTGGGCGTGAACGCCCGCGACGACCTCACCCTGGAAGGCAGCCCGGAGCAGATCCAGAAGAGCCTGGCCACGATGTACAAGACCGAGTACGCGCAGGAATGGCAGAAGATGCTGCGCGGCGTCTCGATCAAGCCCTTCAACAGTTTTGACCAGGCGGTGCATGGCATGAACCGGCTGGGCGATCCGCAGAATTCGCCGCTGGTGAAGCTGATCAACACCACCTACGAGCAGACCTCTTGGGACAACCCTTCGCTGATCAACACCGGCATCGCGCAAGCGCAGACGGGCGTGGTCGCGTGGTTCAAGCGCGTGATCCTGCGTCAAGGCCAACCCAAGCCGGCGGCAACGACGGCGAACGGCGAGCAGATCCCGATGGGCCCCGTGGGACGCGAGTTCTCGGACGTGGCGCGGCTGGTGGTCACGCGCGACAACCAGTCGCTGATGGGCAATTACATGACCGCGCTGTCGAAGATCCGCACGCGCTTCAACCTGATCAACAACCAGGGCGACCCCGGCCCGGGCGCGCTGCTGCTGATGCGCCAAACGCTGGAAGGCAAGGACTCCGAGCTGGCCGATGCGCTCAAGCTGGTCGACGAGCAGTTGCTGGCGGGCCTGACCCCGGCGCAACGCGAGACCCTGCGGCCGTTGCTGGTGCGCCCGCTGATCCAGGGCTATGCCGTGGCGATGCAACCGGCACAGACCGAGCTGAACAAGGTCTGGAACGCGCAAGTGTTCCAACCCTTCTCGCAAAGCCTGGCCGACAAGTACCCGTTTTCGACCAAGGCCGGCATCGAGGCCAGCGGTGAAGAGATTGGCCAGGTCTTCGGCCCGCAAGGCAGCATTGCCAAGTACGTGAACGACACGCTGGGCCCGCTGACCGTGCGCCGGGGCGACATCCTGACCGCGCGCACCTGGGGCGACATGGGCATCGACCTGCAACCCTCGTTCACCGCCAACTTCGCACAGTGGGTCGCCCCGCTGGCCGGTGGCGCGGCGGGTTCCGGCGCCGCCAGCCAGCCGCAGACGCTGTTCCAGATTCAGCCCAAGCCGGCCAGCGGCGTTACGGAATACACGATTGAAATCGACGGGCAGCAACTGCGCTACCGCAACACGCCACCGCAATGGGTGAACTTCGTGTGGCCCAACGCACAGGGCGCGCCGGGCGCGCGCATCACGGCCACCGCCTTTGACGGCACTGTGGTCGAGATCGTCAATGAACCCGGCCGCTTCGGCCTGGAACGCCTGATCTCGGGATCGCAGCGCAAGCCCAATGCCGACGGCAGTTTCGAGATGAGCTGGACCAAGTCCAACATCACGGTGCCGGTCAAGCTGCGCATCATCAGCAACGCCCAAGCGGCCAGCGCCGGCGGCACCGAGCCGGGCAGCCAAGGCCTGCGCAACCTGCGCCTTCCCGCCACGGTGGTGGGCGCTTCCCCTCAAACCCCCGTCGCCCCGACGCCTGCCGGAGCGCAGCAATGAGCCATCCGCAGTCACCCATGTTCCGTACGGCATACTTCGGCAAAATCCCGTCGCGCGGCGACTTCGTCAAGAACACCTCGCACCCCCAGCTGATGGCGACGCTGGATGCATGGGTCGCCAACACCATGGAGATCCTGGCGCAGGATCCCCACTGGAAGACGCTGTACGACGAGGCCCAGCCCGTGCCCTTCGCGGTGCTGGGCTCGCGCGGCAAGCTGGCCATAGCAGGCCACTTGCAGCCCAGCCGCGACCAGTCCGGGCGGCGCTTTCCGTTCATCACCGCGACTTCGGTGGAAGTGGCGCGCCCGCTGGATTTCATTGCGCGCAGCCCGCTGGCGTTCAGCCGCATGTGGAACCGCATGGGTAGCGCCGCCGCGCAATTGATGCTGCCCGGCGACCCGGCCGCCGCGCTACAGACGCTGAACGATCTTGAAGGCGAAATCCGCACCGCCGCCGACGATGGCTTTGACGCCTTTGTCGACCTGCAAACCATCGAGCGCGTCGAGGCCATGCTGCGCAGCAACGGCCATGCCGCCAGCGTGCACGACATTGTGTTGGCGCTGGGCATACTGCTGGCGCCCGTGATGTCCAGCGGATCATCGCAGTTGGACACGGGCCTGGCCCTGCCGCTGCCGGACGACCCGCTCTACATCAATCTGGTCGCCACGTACTGGATGACGCTGATTGCGCCGTTCCTGACCCGCGCCGACTTCGAGATTGCGATGTTCGTTGGGCAGGTGGCGGGCAAGCATCGGCTGGTGGTGGGCTTTCGTGGCGCCTCGCCGCAAACGCTGGCCAGCCTGCTGTCCACGCCGCAGACCTTGGCGCAGCACTACATCGTGCTGGAAAGCGCCCCCTGGGTGCGCGACCACGTCAGCGCCAGCCATGGCCTGGCCAAGCTGTCGAGCTATCTGGATCAACCGCGGCTTTCCTTGCGCCAGGCGCTGGAAACGTTCCGCGAAGTCTTTATCGGAGCCTAGCGCATGCGCACGCTTATTCTTGCCCTGGCCGCCGCCCTGTCCTGCGCGGCCCATGCCCAGGATGCCGCCACGGTGGTTCCGGCCAACGTCATTCCCCAACCCGGCCAGGTGGTGGCCAGCGGCGCCGTGCCCGACGAGGCCACCAAGGCCGACGTGCTGGCGCGTCTGCAAAAGGTCTATGGCGTGGGCAACGTGATCGACCGCATCGACGTGGGCGGCGTGGTGGCGCCGCCAAACTGGTCGCAACACGTGAGCAAGCTGCTGGACAGCCCGCTCAAGCAGATCAACCGTGGCCAGCTTGAAATCGACGGCACGCAGATCCGCCTGCGCGGCGAGGTCGACAACGAAGCGTCGCGGCAGCAGATTGCCAGCACGTTCGCCACGTCCTTGAACCCCACCTACAAGATCGTCAACGGCCTGCGCGTATCGGCCAGCAAGGACGAACAGGATGTGCTGGACAACCTGCTGAGCGACCGCGTCGTGGAGTTCGAGACGGGCAGCACGCGCCTGACCTCTCGCGGCCGCGAACTGCTGGACCGCGTGGCCGACGCGGTGCCCAAGCTGCGCGCCGACAAGATCCAGATCATCGGGCATACCGATAGTTCAGGCAGCCGCAGCACCAACCTGGCGCTAAGCCAGGCGCGCGCGGATGCGGTGCGTGATTATCTGGTGGACAAGGGCCTGCCGGTCTCGCGCTTCGAGGCCATGGGCGCAGGCCCCGACCAGCCGGTGGCCACCAACGCCACGGCGGAGGGACGCGCGAAGAACCGGCGCATCGAGTTCCGCGCCGCGCGCTGAGGCGGCGCTGGGCGTGAAGTTTCGGCCTTGAGGCTTCGGATTCGGCTTGGGCTTGGGCTTGGGGGCTTCAGGCCCCGGCCGTCAGGAGTTCTCGCCCGCCTTCTTGATGCCCAGCAACTCTTCCAGGCCCGACAGGGTCTCGTCGTTCTTGACCACGGTGCGCAGCCACAGGTGCAAGGACATCTCGCCCCAGCTTGCGGCTTTGTCGGCCAGATAGGCGACGGGGCTGTGCGGCTCGGTGCGGCGGAAGAAATCGGCCACCTCGCGCAACTGCGCCAGGGCTTGCTCGCGCGTCTGGATCGGGCCGCGCGCGGCATGCGGCACGGCGTCGCCGGCCGGTGCGGTGGAAGAGTTTTCGGCGCCGGGGAATGCGTTGACAGCAGTCAAGGTGGGCTCCACACGGGTGGGAACGGCGGGCGCCCCCTGAGTCGACGTTGGTGTCGGCGCTGGCGTGATGTCGGCGCGCACCAGCAGGCCCGCGTCGCGCGCAAACCGGTGCGCCAGTTCGGTAACGTTGCGCAGCGCTTCACGCACCCGCGAAAACGCCGGGCTCTCGTCGCCCAAGCGCTCGTCCAGCGTGCGCTCAAGCTGCGCCAGCGCCTGGGCGCAACCCTCCAGTTGGGTGTCCAGTTCGGAATAGAACGACGGCGGGGTGTCGCGCCGCGCGGCATCAAAACGGTCAAGCGTGAGCTTGCCCCGGGTCAGTTCGTTGGCATTGTCGGGCGTGCGCTTGACGGCGTTGGCCAGTTGGCTGGCGGCTTCCCACAGCACCGCGCCGTAACGCGCGCCGTCGGCCTGCGTCAGCGGAATCTCGCCGATCAGTTGCTGCGAACGCGACAACAACCACGCCAGGTTGCCCACGCGCTGCTGCACGTCGCCATCCTCGGGCACGGGATGCAGGCCTTCCCAATAGTCGCGGCACAGGCCGTCGATCAACAGGTAGCCGTCGCGCAGGCCCGCAAAGCCGCGCGTCTTGGCCCAGGCTTCGGCCAACCACGAGGCAATGCGGATGTCCTTGCTGCGATTGCGCAAGACTTCGGAACAGATGCGCGCGACTTCCGGCCAATCGGCTTCTTTCAGGTCTATGACCCAATCGCCCTGGTCCAGCTGGGGGTCGTCGTGCCGACGCGCTTCGCGGATGGCGTCGAACTCGGGGGAAAACACCAGGTCCACGCCGCAGGGCGCATCGCCGGGTATCGGTAGCAACAAAGCGTTGATGTCGGTCATATCGCAATGGAGAGGTGACGAAAGCTGGCGGCAGCAAGCCCAGACAGGCGATGCAGACGGGCGGCCAGCGGCGGCAATGGCGGAAATCATCCCACATTCGCTTACGCATAACGTTCAAAGATGACACGTCCTATTACAAGGCGCATCACGATGCATCGTTATTATTTGCGCTCCTATCCCAAGGAGCGTCCATGACGACGAAATCGATTCGTATGCTGCCCAACGGGCACTTCATTGCCGGCGCACCCCGCCGTGCGCCCGACGGCACCTATGTAGGCGGCGAAGGCCCCATCACCCGCGCG containing:
- the tssM gene encoding type VI secretion system membrane subunit TssM, with translation MSDIRYWSSRVFANPRTFMVIGLIALIVFLFLFAQTMQIALVWAGLLLGVLLVLWLCVHLWRRRRTRRANQQLGDMLEQQVQTGAAASPAANRNEIDALRQRLTQAVRTIKTSKIGQASGNEALYELPWYIVIGNPAAGKSSAVINSGLQFPFADKNGAAVRGVGGTRNCDWFFTTEGILLDTAGRYSVHEEDRNEWMSFLDLLKRHRPKAPINGIIVAASISELTDSGPEFAINLAKNLRQRVQELTDRLEVFAPVYVIFTKADLIAGFSEFFADADPRERDRVWGATLPYGADESRDVLTQFDERFDELYEGLKEMGTAQISLRRTGPLPPGLLTFPPEFAGIKPALRTFLSTLFETNPFQYKPVFRGFYFTSALQEGASRSTSTEKLAERFSLRPATREATQATPSHKGLFLRDLFSSVIFADKKLVRQHASPNKVRMRYLSFFGLVLALGLVLGGWSWSYLGNRQLATNVQADLDKVVRLQSERTDLQSRLEAMEILQDRIEQLDRYSSSRPLSLGLGLYQGDVLKERLLAEYYNGLRQFMLVPVKASLEDYLGRVDVSQVAAAGATATATPAVAQAQSQAQAQPARANAGDTLFQDASPTNVDDAYNALKTYLMMANREHVDPTHLSDQITRFWRGWLETNRGAMPRDQLIRSAERLISFYVARAADADWPQIDTNLALVERTRGNLRSVMQGMPARERAYSTLKARAATRFPAMTVARIMGEADAAVVAGSYAVPGTFTREAWEQYIEPAIGEAARREVQTSDWVLGVNARDDLTLEGSPEQIQKSLATMYKTEYAQEWQKMLRGVSIKPFNSFDQAVHGMNRLGDPQNSPLVKLINTTYEQTSWDNPSLINTGIAQAQTGVVAWFKRVILRQGQPKPAATTANGEQIPMGPVGREFSDVARLVVTRDNQSLMGNYMTALSKIRTRFNLINNQGDPGPGALLLMRQTLEGKDSELADALKLVDEQLLAGLTPAQRETLRPLLVRPLIQGYAVAMQPAQTELNKVWNAQVFQPFSQSLADKYPFSTKAGIEASGEEIGQVFGPQGSIAKYVNDTLGPLTVRRGDILTARTWGDMGIDLQPSFTANFAQWVAPLAGGAAGSGAASQPQTLFQIQPKPASGVTEYTIEIDGQQLRYRNTPPQWVNFVWPNAQGAPGARITATAFDGTVVEIVNEPGRFGLERLISGSQRKPNADGSFEMSWTKSNITVPVKLRIISNAQAASAGGTEPGSQGLRNLRLPATVVGASPQTPVAPTPAGAQQ
- the tagF gene encoding type VI secretion system-associated protein TagF → MSHPQSPMFRTAYFGKIPSRGDFVKNTSHPQLMATLDAWVANTMEILAQDPHWKTLYDEAQPVPFAVLGSRGKLAIAGHLQPSRDQSGRRFPFITATSVEVARPLDFIARSPLAFSRMWNRMGSAAAQLMLPGDPAAALQTLNDLEGEIRTAADDGFDAFVDLQTIERVEAMLRSNGHAASVHDIVLALGILLAPVMSSGSSQLDTGLALPLPDDPLYINLVATYWMTLIAPFLTRADFEIAMFVGQVAGKHRLVVGFRGASPQTLASLLSTPQTLAQHYIVLESAPWVRDHVSASHGLAKLSSYLDQPRLSLRQALETFREVFIGA
- a CDS encoding OmpA family protein; the protein is MRTLILALAAALSCAAHAQDAATVVPANVIPQPGQVVASGAVPDEATKADVLARLQKVYGVGNVIDRIDVGGVVAPPNWSQHVSKLLDSPLKQINRGQLEIDGTQIRLRGEVDNEASRQQIASTFATSLNPTYKIVNGLRVSASKDEQDVLDNLLSDRVVEFETGSTRLTSRGRELLDRVADAVPKLRADKIQIIGHTDSSGSRSTNLALSQARADAVRDYLVDKGLPVSRFEAMGAGPDQPVATNATAEGRAKNRRIEFRAAR
- the tssA gene encoding type VI secretion system protein TssA encodes the protein MTDINALLLPIPGDAPCGVDLVFSPEFDAIREARRHDDPQLDQGDWVIDLKEADWPEVARICSEVLRNRSKDIRIASWLAEAWAKTRGFAGLRDGYLLIDGLCRDYWEGLHPVPEDGDVQQRVGNLAWLLSRSQQLIGEIPLTQADGARYGAVLWEAASQLANAVKRTPDNANELTRGKLTLDRFDAARRDTPPSFYSELDTQLEGCAQALAQLERTLDERLGDESPAFSRVREALRNVTELAHRFARDAGLLVRADITPAPTPTSTQGAPAVPTRVEPTLTAVNAFPGAENSSTAPAGDAVPHAARGPIQTREQALAQLREVADFFRRTEPHSPVAYLADKAASWGEMSLHLWLRTVVKNDETLSGLEELLGIKKAGENS